One part of the Podarcis muralis chromosome 3, rPodMur119.hap1.1, whole genome shotgun sequence genome encodes these proteins:
- the CD164 gene encoding sialomucin core protein 24: MSCFSRLRWAALGWALLLLVVASCFTSALAAAEEEEAGCEKHTNCSSCISSTDKSEINCTWIYCNGSLSYCTNATESDNCTSTFRNETCSAPPKPTTVAPTTANTSTPGPTHNATAPAKPTSARPTASNSTIVTPAASNTTSTPGSASPQPTSKPSPHKSTFDAASFIGGIVLVLGLQAVIFFLYKFCKSKEQNYHTL; encoded by the exons ATGAGCTGCTTCAGCCGCCTTCGCTGGGCTGCCCTGGGCTGGGCGCTGCTCCTGCTGGTGGTCGCCTCTTGCTTCACGTCCGCCTTGGCCGCGGCCGAAGAGGAGGAAG CTGGCTGTGAAAAACATACCAACTGTAGTTCCTGCATTAGTAGTACTGACAAGTCTGAAATAAACTGCACCTGGATTTACTGCAACG GTTCTTTGTCCTACTGTACAAATGCAACGGAAAGTGATAACTGTACGTCTACTTTTAGAAATGAAACTTGTTCAG ctCCTCCTAAGCCTACCACAGTTGCACCTACCACAGCCAACACTTCTACCCCAG GTCCTACACATAACGCAACTGCACCAGCCAAACCTACTTCTGCCAGACCTACTGCTTCTAATAGTACAATAGTTACACCTGCTGCTAGCAACACAACTTCTACACCAG GCTCAGCTTCTCCCCAACCAACTTCCAAACCATCTCCACACAAATCCACCTTTGATGCTGCCAGTTTCATTGGTGGTATCGTCCTAGTGCTGGGACTGCAAGCAGTAATATTCTTTCTCTACAAATTTTGCAAGTCCAAAGAACAAAATTACCATACCCTCTAG